The Kordia sp. SMS9 genome window below encodes:
- a CDS encoding cyclic nucleotide-binding/CBS domain-containing protein encodes MRIQVKDFMSSPVTTATEESSVQEIRTLMKENGIHAIPIISYSEDSAQVEMIIRGIVTATDINKEVHDNTTVKDIMTYTSVHVVHIDSSAQSAAKMMLRHKVHHIIAMHEGKIKGMISSLDFVKLVAEYSLE; translated from the coding sequence ATGCGAATACAAGTAAAAGATTTTATGTCGTCTCCAGTTACTACTGCGACAGAAGAAAGTAGTGTTCAAGAAATTAGAACTCTTATGAAAGAGAACGGAATTCATGCAATTCCAATTATTTCGTATTCCGAAGATTCAGCTCAAGTTGAAATGATTATTAGAGGCATTGTCACTGCCACAGATATTAATAAAGAAGTGCATGACAATACAACGGTGAAAGATATAATGACCTACACAAGCGTTCATGTTGTTCATATAGATTCTAGCGCTCAATCGGCCGCTAAAATGATGCTTAGACATAAGGTACATCATATAATTGCCATGCATGAAGGGAAAATAAAAGGCATGATTAGTTCGTTGGATTTTGTAAAATTAGTTGCAGAATATTCGTTGGAATAA
- the ppk2 gene encoding polyphosphate kinase 2: protein MNFTSEHFKKAKTRNDLISLAKEHDISISKTLNKLKYEAELVMLQAEFVNLQKWIAKKKMRVVVLFEGRDAAGKGGSIKRFKEHLNPRTSRVVALTKPTEVEKGQWYFRRYIKVLPNPGEIVFFDRSWYNRAVVEPVMDFCTKDEYNKFIVQVPEFEHLLYEDNLIIIKFWFSISKEEQKKRFDARLSNPLKKWKFSPVDVKGQELWEKYTYYKEQMFSKTHTNFSPWIIVKTNDKKQARLESMRYVLSQFDYDGKGESKVSLLPDPNVIMRYHRSAIQIDM, encoded by the coding sequence ATGAACTTTACATCTGAACATTTCAAAAAAGCAAAAACAAGAAATGATCTTATTAGTCTGGCAAAAGAACATGACATTTCAATTTCCAAAACCTTGAACAAGTTAAAATATGAAGCCGAGTTAGTCATGTTACAAGCTGAATTTGTGAATCTTCAAAAATGGATAGCAAAGAAAAAAATGAGAGTTGTTGTACTATTTGAAGGGAGAGATGCTGCGGGAAAAGGCGGATCAATAAAACGATTTAAAGAGCACTTAAACCCAAGAACATCAAGAGTTGTAGCATTGACGAAACCAACGGAGGTTGAGAAAGGACAATGGTACTTTAGGCGATATATAAAAGTGTTGCCAAACCCTGGAGAAATTGTATTTTTTGATAGAAGCTGGTATAACCGAGCAGTTGTAGAACCTGTAATGGATTTTTGTACCAAAGACGAATACAATAAATTTATTGTACAAGTTCCTGAATTTGAACATTTACTCTATGAAGATAATTTAATAATCATCAAATTTTGGTTTTCTATTTCTAAAGAAGAACAAAAAAAGAGGTTTGATGCGCGATTAAGTAATCCGTTGAAAAAATGGAAATTCAGTCCCGTAGATGTCAAAGGACAAGAACTTTGGGAAAAATATACGTACTATAAAGAACAGATGTTTAGCAAAACCCATACAAATTTTAGTCCTTGGATTATTGTGAAAACGAATGACAAAAAGCAGGCAAGACTAGAAAGCATGCGGTATGTGCTATCACAGTTTGACTATGATGGAAAAGGAGAATCAAAAGTGTCGCTGCTGCCTGATCCAAATGTGATTATGAGATATCACAGAAGTGCCATTCAAATAGATATGTAA
- the ppk2 gene encoding polyphosphate kinase 2 translates to MKLTEEEIMLLNSKIGLHTLLKNKKVNIPKVLEEVKYINHLKSQQEELIKLQNWVIRENKKVVILFEGRDAAGKGGAIRRITEYINPRHFKIVALNIPTSDERKQWFFQRYINELPKPGEIVFFDRSWYNRAVVEPVNNFCTEKEYEIFMTQVNSFEKMLIQSDTYLIKFYFSISKKEQAKRFREIKASPLKRWKMSPVDEKAQALWDEYTLYKEKMFEVTNTKHAPWTIIDANKKSPARLQAIEHILATIPY, encoded by the coding sequence ATGAAATTAACGGAGGAAGAAATAATGCTTCTGAATTCTAAAATTGGATTGCATACACTTTTGAAAAACAAAAAAGTAAACATTCCTAAAGTTTTAGAAGAAGTAAAATATATCAATCACCTAAAAAGTCAACAAGAAGAATTAATAAAACTTCAAAATTGGGTGATAAGAGAAAATAAAAAGGTAGTCATTCTATTTGAAGGTAGAGATGCTGCGGGAAAAGGTGGTGCCATACGACGAATTACAGAATATATAAACCCTAGACACTTTAAAATAGTTGCGCTCAACATTCCGACTAGCGACGAAAGAAAACAATGGTTTTTTCAACGCTATATTAATGAGTTGCCCAAGCCAGGAGAAATCGTATTCTTTGATAGAAGTTGGTACAATAGAGCCGTCGTGGAGCCTGTAAATAACTTTTGTACGGAAAAAGAATATGAAATTTTCATGACGCAAGTCAATAGTTTTGAGAAAATGCTCATTCAATCTGATACCTATCTCATTAAATTCTATTTCTCCATCTCAAAAAAAGAACAAGCAAAACGTTTCAGAGAAATAAAAGCGAGTCCTTTAAAGCGTTGGAAAATGTCTCCTGTTGATGAAAAAGCCCAAGCGTTGTGGGATGAATATACATTGTATAAAGAGAAAATGTTTGAAGTTACAAATACGAAACATGCACCTTGGACAATCATTGATGCCAACAAAAAATCACCGGCTCGGTTACAAGCCATTGAACATATCTTAGCAACAATTCCGTATTAA
- a CDS encoding class I SAM-dependent methyltransferase — translation MKKLFKYILNTIPRPLLIKMSYWIRPIIAFTLKGKNYTDPIDGQRFRSFLSYGYAVNRENALSPSTFSLERHRLLWLYLQRETDFFTKPQKVLHFAPEQAFYKRFRHQENLEYTTTDLFSPLADVKADICDLPFEDDSFDTILCNHVLEHIPDDTKAMQELHRVLRPGGMAILQIPQDLERDITFEDDSVTDKKERTKIFGQYDHVRVYGLDYFDKLRSVGFTVKEEDYTAHFTPEELEEYCLMEGEIIPVCFKS, via the coding sequence GTGAAAAAACTCTTTAAATATATATTGAATACGATTCCAAGACCGCTTTTAATTAAGATGAGTTATTGGATTCGTCCAATTATTGCATTTACTTTGAAGGGAAAAAATTACACAGATCCGATTGATGGTCAACGTTTTCGATCGTTTTTGTCGTACGGATATGCAGTGAATCGAGAAAATGCCTTGTCGCCCAGTACCTTTTCACTAGAACGCCATCGGTTGTTGTGGTTGTATTTACAGCGTGAAACCGATTTCTTTACCAAACCTCAAAAAGTATTGCATTTTGCGCCTGAGCAAGCATTTTACAAGCGTTTTCGCCATCAGGAAAATTTAGAGTATACGACGACAGATTTGTTTTCGCCCTTGGCAGATGTGAAAGCTGATATTTGCGATTTGCCTTTTGAAGACGATTCGTTTGACACGATTTTGTGCAATCATGTATTGGAACATATTCCTGACGATACGAAAGCGATGCAAGAGCTGCATCGTGTGTTGAGACCTGGCGGAATGGCGATTTTACAAATTCCACAAGATTTAGAGCGCGACATTACTTTTGAAGACGATTCGGTTACGGATAAAAAGGAACGCACCAAAATCTTTGGTCAGTATGATCATGTGCGCGTGTACGGACTCGATTATTTTGATAAACTCCGAAGTGTTGGATTTACGGTAAAAGAAGAAGATTATACAGCACATTTCACACCTGAAGAACTGGAAGAATATTGCTTGATGGAAGGGGAAATTATTCCAGTTTGTTTTAAGAGTTAG
- the map gene encoding type I methionyl aminopeptidase, with amino-acid sequence MIKPKTREEIELMRESALVVSKTLGMLASEIKPGVTSLHLDTLAEAFIRDHDAIPGFLGLYNFPNTLCMSPNAQVVHGIPNNTPLQEGDIISIDCGAIKNEFYGDHAYTFPVGEIDPETEKLLKVTKESLYVGIREFKAGNRVGDVGFAIQKYCEAHGYGVVRELVGHGLGRKMHEDPNMPNYGRRGRGKKFVEGMVVAIEPMINMGVKEIKFLRDGWTVLTKDGKPSAHFEHDVALVNGKPELLSTFKYIYDALGIESDEEDEFRQA; translated from the coding sequence ATGATCAAACCGAAAACACGAGAAGAAATTGAATTGATGCGCGAGAGTGCGTTAGTTGTTTCCAAAACTTTGGGAATGTTAGCCAGCGAAATTAAACCTGGCGTTACCTCTTTACATTTAGATACCTTGGCGGAAGCATTTATTCGCGATCATGATGCTATTCCTGGCTTTTTAGGCTTGTACAATTTTCCAAATACACTTTGCATGAGTCCAAACGCACAAGTAGTACACGGAATTCCGAACAATACACCATTGCAAGAAGGCGATATTATCTCTATTGATTGCGGCGCAATTAAGAATGAGTTTTACGGCGATCATGCGTATACGTTTCCTGTGGGAGAAATTGATCCTGAGACAGAAAAGTTGTTGAAAGTAACGAAAGAATCCTTGTATGTTGGAATTCGCGAGTTTAAAGCAGGCAATCGTGTAGGCGATGTTGGTTTTGCGATTCAAAAATATTGTGAAGCACACGGTTATGGCGTAGTTCGCGAATTGGTAGGCCACGGATTGGGGCGAAAAATGCACGAAGATCCTAACATGCCAAATTACGGACGTCGCGGACGCGGAAAGAAGTTTGTAGAAGGCATGGTGGTCGCTATTGAACCGATGATTAATATGGGTGTTAAAGAAATTAAGTTTTTGCGTGATGGTTGGACAGTTTTGACGAAAGATGGTAAACCAAGTGCACATTTTGAACACGATGTAGCTTTAGTAAACGGAAAACCAGAGTTATTGTCTACGTTTAAATATATCTATGATGCTTTAGGCATTGAAAGTGACGAAGAAGACGAATTTAGACAAGCATAG
- a CDS encoding BT0820 family HAD-type phosphatase: MIVKESLLIAVDFDGTIVDDAYPKIGAPKIFAFETLKRLEHDGHRLILWTYRSGRKLEEAVKFCKENGIDFYAVNNSYPEEVFEGKISRKINADYFIDDRNIGGFIGWGKVYQLLTNELPNENLKKKKGLFSFLKK, encoded by the coding sequence ATGATTGTGAAAGAAAGCTTACTAATTGCTGTAGATTTTGATGGTACTATTGTAGACGATGCGTATCCTAAAATTGGGGCTCCGAAAATCTTTGCTTTTGAAACATTGAAAAGACTGGAACACGATGGACATCGCTTGATTTTATGGACGTACAGAAGCGGACGAAAGTTGGAGGAAGCTGTAAAATTTTGCAAAGAAAATGGCATCGACTTTTACGCCGTAAATAACAGTTATCCAGAAGAAGTTTTTGAAGGAAAAATAAGTCGAAAAATCAACGCAGACTATTTTATTGACGATAGAAATATTGGCGGATTTATAGGTTGGGGAAAAGTATATCAACTCCTTACCAACGAATTGCCAAACGAAAATTTAAAAAAGAAAAAAGGATTGTTTTCCTTTCTAAAGAAATGA
- a CDS encoding thioredoxin family protein: protein MKKTLYIIIALAFFACKDEKKTNSTEKTDEKKEVTITKEVIDEEEEELPIITGVQTRKVIAAEPYDSWFAPTYATYSVDMETAEKVQPLLADVNVKIFMGTWCEDSQREVPQFYKILDLISIPENDVELITVDEDKVTPEHLEDGFDITNVPTFIFYKDGKELNRIVESPVTSLEKDMLSILSGEDYKHTYAE from the coding sequence ATGAAAAAAACACTCTATATTATTATTGCATTGGCATTTTTTGCGTGTAAAGACGAAAAAAAGACGAATTCAACAGAAAAAACGGACGAAAAAAAAGAAGTCACAATCACCAAAGAAGTGATTGATGAAGAGGAAGAAGAACTACCGATCATTACAGGTGTGCAAACACGGAAAGTCATTGCTGCTGAACCGTATGACAGTTGGTTTGCGCCCACGTATGCAACTTATTCGGTAGATATGGAAACGGCAGAAAAAGTGCAACCGTTGTTGGCAGATGTAAATGTGAAAATATTTATGGGAACTTGGTGTGAAGACAGTCAACGCGAAGTCCCACAGTTTTACAAAATTTTAGATTTGATAAGCATTCCCGAAAACGACGTAGAATTGATCACGGTTGATGAAGATAAAGTCACACCTGAACATTTAGAAGATGGTTTTGACATTACCAACGTGCCCACGTTTATCTTTTATAAAGACGGAAAAGAACTCAACCGAATTGTGGAATCGCCCGTAACTTCTTTGGAAAAAGATATGCTCAGTATTTTATCTGGAGAAGACTACAAACATACGTATGCAGAGTAA